One part of the Bacillota bacterium genome encodes these proteins:
- a CDS encoding SCP2 sterol-binding domain-containing protein: MAGYASKEEARKVLEKMAEAVRADEAIRGGCGGQSLSAAFELTDYNLTLFIKFENGRVEASVGAPPEEPKVRLSLESPVLDALFSGAIDGIRAAMDGNL; this comes from the coding sequence GTGGCGGGCTACGCCTCCAAGGAAGAGGCCAGGAAGGTCCTGGAGAAGATGGCCGAGGCGGTCAGGGCCGATGAGGCCATCAGGGGTGGGTGCGGGGGACAATCCCTGTCAGCGGCCTTTGAGCTCACCGACTACAACCTGACCCTCTTCATCAAATTCGAGAATGGCCGGGTCGAAGCATCAGTGGGGGCGCCGCCCGAGGAACCGAAGGTCCGGTTGTCCTTGGAGAGTCCGGTCCTGGACGCCCTCTTTTCCGGCGCGATCGATGGAATACGGGCGGCGATGGACGGCAATCTGG
- a CDS encoding chromate transporter, whose translation MNLWSLFLAFFRIGLLGFGGGPSSIPLIQIEAVTNFHWLSMDEFTDMLGMANALPGPIFTKLAGSIGYKVSGWPGVIVAELGVVLPSMLAMILLWALFVKFKDLRPVQGMINAIKPVVIVLLAMLIIDMWPKSMGKPVYWAVAVVSFGLAYFLKVHQAIVVVGALVFGAVFLR comes from the coding sequence TTGAACCTTTGGTCCCTTTTCTTGGCCTTCTTTCGCATCGGTCTGCTCGGCTTCGGCGGCGGACCGTCGTCGATTCCCCTGATCCAGATCGAGGCGGTGACCAACTTCCACTGGTTGAGCATGGACGAGTTCACCGACATGCTCGGGATGGCCAATGCCTTACCCGGCCCGATCTTCACCAAGCTGGCCGGGTCCATCGGGTACAAGGTCAGCGGGTGGCCCGGGGTCATCGTCGCGGAACTCGGGGTGGTCCTCCCGTCGATGCTGGCGATGATCCTCCTCTGGGCCCTGTTCGTCAAGTTCAAGGATCTCCGTCCCGTCCAGGGGATGATCAACGCCATTAAGCCCGTGGTCATCGTCCTCCTGGCCATGCTGATCATCGACATGTGGCCCAAGTCAATGGGCAAGCCGGTCTACTGGGCGGTGGCCGTGGTCTCCTTCGGGCTGGCCTACTTCCTCAAGGTCCACCAGGCCATCGTGGTCGTCGGAGCCCTCGTCTTCGGAGCCGTTTTCCTCAGGTGA